The Duganella sp. BuS-21 sequence CAACACACGGCCCGGCACGCCCTGGCCGCCGCCACTTGGGCGCTGGCCTTGCAATTCGCCTGCGTGGCCCAGGCGCAGACTGTCGAAACGCCGGCTGCCGCCACGGCGGTCAACGCCATCGAATCGATCAGCGCCAACCAGCAGGGCGCCAACCTGATCGTCAAGATCGGCCTGAGGAACGCACCCGACAAGCTGCCGATCAATTTCGCCATCACCAACCCGCCGCGCATCGCCCTCGATTTCGGCGCCACCGTCAACGCCACCGGCAAGACCGTGCTGGAACTGAACCAGGGTGAGCTGCGCGGCGTCAACGTGGTGCAAGCCGGTGAACGTTCGCGCCTGGTGTTCAACCTCAAGCGCACGCTCAACTACGCCACCGCCATCGACGGCAAGTCCGTGATCCTGACCATCGACGGTTCCGGCGGACTGGCCACGGCGGTCGACGCCAGCGGCTTGCCTGCCGCCAAGACGCCCGCACCAGCGGCGCCGGCCGCGCGCCAGATGTTGCGCGACCTCGATTTCCGGCGCGGCGCCAACGGCGAAGGCCGCGTGGTGGTGAACCTGCCGAACAACCAGGTGGCGGTCGACGTGCGGCAGACGCCGACCGGTGTGATGGTCGACTTTCTCAAGACCGGGGTGCCGGAAAACCTGCGCCGCCGGCTCGACGTCGGCGACTTCGGCACGCCGGTGGCGCTGGTCACCACCGTGCCGCAAGGTGAGAACACGCGCCTGGTGATCGAGGCGCGCGGCCTGTGGGAACAGACCGTGTACCAGAGCGATACCCAGCTGGTGATCGACGTCAAGCCGATCAAGGAAGACCCGAACAAACTGACCCAGGGTTCGCAAGGCTATCGCGGCGAGAAGCTATCCTTCAATTTCCAGAACGTGGAAGTGCGGGCGGCGCTGCAGGCCATTGCCGATATCTCGGGCCTGAACATCATCACCAGCGACAGCGTCAGCGGCAACCTGACCCTGCGCCTGAAGGAAGTGCCGTGGGACCAGGCGCTGGACGTGATCCTGCAGGCCAAGGGCCTGGACATGCGCAAGAACGGCTCGGTGATCTGGATCGCGCCCAAAGAGGAATTGCTGACCAAGGAAAAACTCGAACTGGAACAGCGCGCGCAGATCGCCGACCTGGAACCGCTGAAGTCGGAAATCTTCCAGCTCAACTACCAGAAGGCGGAAGCCTTCAAGACCGTGTTCGGGCTGGAGGGCAGCGATACCAAGAACCGCATCCTGTCCAAGCGCGGCAGCGCCATCATCGAGCCGCGCACCAACCAGCTGTTCGTCACCGACGTGGCGTCCAAGCTGGAGGACGTGCGCAAGCTCATCTCCAAAACCGACGTCGCCACCAAGCAAGTGCTGATCGAGGCCCGCATCGTCGAGGCCAGCGACACCTTCACCCGCAACCTCGGCGCCAAGCTCGGTTTCACCGACCTGCGCACCATCCGCGGCGGCGACGCCGGCTACCAGCTCGGCAACGGCAACACCCGTCTCGGCATCGCCGGCAACATGACCGGCATCGGCGAGGTGACCGGCCAGGTCAAGCTGACCGACTCCACCTACAACAACACCCAGTTCGTCAACCTGCCGGCCTCCAGCATCAACGGCGCCCAGGCCGGCAACCTGGCGATCAGCCTGTTCTCGTCGGCCGCCAACCGCTTCCTCAACCTGGAGCTGTCGGCGCTGGAGGAAGACGGCACCGGCAAGATCATCTCCAGCCCGCGCGTGATCACCGCCGACAAGTCGATGGCGCTGATCGAGCAGGGTATCGAACTGCCGTACCAGGTGGCCACCAGCAGCGGCGCCACCTCGATCATGTTCCGCAAGGCCAACCTGCGGCTGGAAGTAACGCCGCAGATCACGCCGGACGGCAACGTCGTCATCGACGTCGACGTCAACAAGGACAGCGTGGGACAGGAGACCCGCTCGGGCTTCGCCATCGACACCAAGCACGTCAAGACGCAGGTGATGGTCGACAACGGCGGCACGGTGGTCCTGGGCGGCATCTACCAGCAGACCGAGCGCAGCACCACCGACAAGGTGCCGCTGCTGGGCGACATCCCCATCCTCGGCTACCTGTTCCGCAGCAATACCCGCACCAACGACAAGACCGAGCTGCTGGTCTTCATCACGCCGAAGATCGTGGCCGAGCGCCTGTCGACGACGCGCTGATGCAACAGACTTTGATTCAACAGACTTTGAACCACCTAGACTGGGATGGACGTTTCATGAAAAAATTCTCTGCATGGCTGACCGCCCTGGCCTGTGCCGGCCTGTTTTCCGCGTGCGGTGGCGGTGGCGGTTCGCCCGGCACCAACGGTTCCGGCGTGGCGCCTTCCAAGGTGGCCAGCGTGACGCTGACCGCCAGCGCGACCACCATCGCCTCGTCCGGTCTGGACGGCACCGAAGTGACGCTGACGGCCATCGTCAAGGACGCCGGCGGCAACGCGCTGCCCAATGAAACCGTTAACTTCACCACCAGTTCCGGCAGCATCAGCAGCACCAATCGCGTCAGCGACACCGCCGGCCGGGTGCTGGAAAAACTCAGCGTCAAGGGCGACAGCACGCCGCGCAGCATCACCGTGACGGCCAACGTCGGCTCGGCCACCTCGGCGGCGATCAAGATCGACGTGGTGACCGCCGTCCCGGTGCTGTCGCTGACCACCGATTCCGGCACCCTGGCCTCGGCCGGCACCGCCGGCAATGAAGTCACCGTCACCGCCTTGGTGCGCGACGCCAACAACACCGTCATGCCGAATGTGGTGGTGGACCTGAAGTCCGATTCCGGCAGCCTGACGCTGACCAACCGCACCACCAACGCGCAGGGCATCGTCACGGAAAAACTCGGCACCGGCGGCGACCAGACTTCGCGCGCCATCAAGATCACGGCCACCGTGCCGGGCGCGGCGCCGGTGACCACCACCGTCAACGTCAGCGGCAACCGCCTGTCCATCAATGCGGCGCCGACCATCAACGCCGGCGCCAGCGCCGACATCACCGTCAAGCTGGTGGACTCGGCCGGCAACGCGCTGGTTGGCAAGCCGGTCACCTTCAGCTCCAACGCCAACTCGCTGACCGTCAAGGGCGGCGGCGCGGCGGTGACCAACGCCGGCGGCCAGCTGGTGCTGACCTACGCCGCCAGCGGCGGCTCGGCCGACGTCATCACCGTGCGTTCGATGGGTGAAATCGCGTCGACCAGCATCGCCATCAATTCCTCGACCTTTGCCATGCGCGTGCTCGACGGCATCGGCAATCCGCAGGCCACGGCCGCCATCGGCGGTTGCCAGCAGGTGTCGGTGGTGAACGCGCCGGGCACCAGCGTCACCATCAGCAGCTCGCGCGGCACCATCTACAGCAACGCCAGTTGCACCACGGTGCTGGGCGCGGCGCTGCCGTTGTCGGGCGGCGCCGCCTCGGCCTATATCGACGCCACCAGCCCCGGCGTGGCCACCCTGACCGCCAACGCCGGCGGCCAGACCACCCAGACCGATCTGGAGTTCGTGGCCCCGGTGACGGCGCAGACCACCATTTCGGTGCAGGCCGATCCGGCCGTGGTGGGCGTCAACACGCCCGGCAGCAACAGCCAGCAAACCACGCTGCGCGCCATCGTGCGCGACGGCACGGCGCAGAACAACCTGGTCAAAAACGCCACCGTGGCCTTCTCCATCATCAGCGACGCCAGCGGCGGCACCCTGACCCAGCCGGCGGTGGTCACCACCGGTTCCGACGGCGTCGCCACCACCAGCTTCATCGCCGGCACCGCCGCCACCGCCACCGACGGCGTGCAGATCCAGGCCAAACTGATCGGCGGCTCGGGTCCGTCGGCCATCGCCAGGCTGACGGTGGGGGCGAAGTCGCTGTTCATCAGCGCCGGCACCGGCAACTCGGTCGGCGTGCCGGACAGCGCGACCTACCAGATGGACTATGCGGTGATCGTCACCGACGCCGCCGGCAACGCCGTGCCCGGCATCAAGCTGACCGCCTCGGTGCTGCCGGTGCAATACTTCAAGGGCTACCTGCAGTACACGCTGCCGACCGGTCCGTGGGCGCCCGCCGTGCGCATTGGCTGCAACAACGAGGACGTCAACAACAACGGCATCCTCGATCCGGGCGAGGACTACAACCTCAACAAGGCGCTCGATCCCGGCATCCCCGTCCAGGTCACGCCGAATGTCACCACCGATGCCAGCGGCCGCGCCATGGTCTCGCTGATCTACCCGAAAGACCGGGTTTACTGGCTCGATGTGAACCTGACGATACGCGGCCAGGCCAGCGGCACCGAGTCCAGCTACACCGCTCTGGTACACTTGATGGGATTAAGCACCGATTACGCTACCCAGACCATCAGCCCGCCGGGCGTGAAAAGTCCATACGGGGTGGTGCCGGAGTGCAGTAACACCTTCTAACTTGGATGTTGAATGCAGCAAAACGTGTATTTAGTCGGCCTGATGGGGGCTGGGAAAACCACCATCGGCCGCATCCTGGCGCGCAAGCTGGGGCTGAAGTTTGTTGATTCCGACCATGAGATCGAGGCGCGCACCGGCGCCTCGATCCCGTGGATCTTTGAAATCGAAGGCGAGGCCAGCTTCCGCCGGCGCGAAGCCGACGTCATCCGCGAGCTGACCGGCCAGTCCGGCCTGGTGCTGGCCACCGGCGGCGGCGCCATCCTCCACGCCGACAACCGCGCCTACCTCAAGGCGCGCGGCACCGTGATCTACCTGCGCGCCACCGTCAACAGCATCCTGCAACGCACCGCGCACGACAAGAACCGTCCGCTGCTGCAAACCGCCGATCCGCGCAAAAAGCTCGACGAATTGATGGCCGTGCGTGATCCCCTGTACATGGAAATTGCCGATTTGATCATCGATACCGGCCGTCCTAACGTACAATCGATGGTTCAGACCATTTTGACCAAGCTGGACGCCCTCGCTTGCGAAGCCGCGCCCAACTGCGTCACTCACGCCGAACCATCGATGAACGATCAATCCAACATCCTCCTGAACGTAGACCTGGGCGAGCGCAGCTACCCGATTTCCATCGGCCCGTCGCTGCTTGACGACGGCGCGCTGCTGGCGCGCCACGTGCATGGCGCCAAGGTCGCCATCATCAGCAACACCACCGTGGCGCCGTTGTATCTCGAACGCATCGAGGCCGGCTTGCGTGATGCCGGCAAGCAAGTAATCACCGTGATCCTGCCGGACGGCGAAGCGTTCAAGAACTGGACCAGCCTGATGCAGATCTTCGACACCCTGCTGGAAACCAAGGCCGACCGCAAGACCACGCTGATCGCCCTGGGTGGCGGCGTGATCGGCGACCTGACCGGCTATGCGGCGGCCAGCTATATGCGCGGCATCGACTTCATCCAGGTGCCGACCACGCTGCTGTCGCAGGTCGACTCCTCGGTGGGCGGCAAGACCGGCATCAACCATCCGCTGGGCAAGAACATGATCGGCGCCTTCTACCAGCCGCGCGCGGTGATCGCCGATACCTCGACCCTGGAAACCCTGCCGGCGCGCGAGCTGTCGGCCGGCCTGGCCGAGGTGATCAAGTACGGCGCCGTGATCGACCTGGCGTTCTTCGAATGGATCGAAGCCCATATCGAAAAACTGATGGCACGCGACAAGGGCTCTTTGGCTTACGCCATCGCTCGTTCGTGCGAAATCAAGGCCGACGTGGTGCGCCAGGATGAGCGCGAGGGCGGCCTGCGCGCCATCCTCAACTTCGGCCACACCTTCGGCCACGCCATCGAGGCCGGCATGGGCTACGGCGCCTGGCTGCACGGCGAAGCCGTCGGCTGCGGCATGGTGATGGCGGCCGACCTGTCGCAACGCATGGGCCTGATCGATGCGGCCACGGTCGAGCGCGTGCGCACGCTGATCGCCGCCGCCGGCCTGCCGGTCAAGGCGCCCGACCTCGGCGTGGACCGTTGGCTGGAAGCGATGGAAGTGGACAAGAAGAACGAGGGCGGCGCCATCAAGTTCATTCTGATGAATCCGCTGGGTTCGCCGAAGATTACCAACGCGCCGCAGGAATTGCTGCTGGCGACGCTGGCGGCCTGCGTTTAAGACCATGTTGCCGGAAGAATTCCTCGCGCCCTACGCCGCCCATTCGGAGGGCGGGGCGGGGCGGCTCTATCCGGAAACCGCGCATGCCTCGCGCAGCCAGTTCCAGCGCGACCGCGACCGCATCATTCACTCCTCGGCCTTCCGCCGGCTGGAGTACAAGACCCAGGTATTCCTCAATCATGAAGGCGATCTGTTCCGCACCCGGCTGACGCACAGCCTGGAGGTGGCGCAGATCGGCCGCTCGCTGGCGCGCAACCTGCGCCTGAACGAGGATCTGGTGGAAGCCATTTCGCTGGCGCACGACCTGGGCCATACGCCGTTCGGCCATGTGGGGCAGGACGTGCTGAACGAATGCATGAAGGACCACGGCGGCTTCGAGCACAACCTGCAAAGCCTGCGCGTGGTCGACGAGCTGGAAGAACACTACGGCGCCTACGACGGCCTGAACCTGATGTTCGAGACGCGCGAGGGCATCCTCAAGCACTGTTCGCTGAACAATGCCAAGGTGCTGGGGCCGGTGGCGCAGCGCTTCATCGACCGTAGCCAGCCGTCGCTGGAAGCGCAGCTGACCAATCTCGCGGACGAGATCGCCTACAACAGCCATGACATCGATGACGGCCTGCGCTCCGGCCTGATCACCATCGAACAGCTGGAGCAGGTGGATTTCTTCGCCCGCCTGTGGCGCGATGTGCAGCAGACCTTCCCCGGCCTGTCGGGCCGCCGGGCGATCTATGAAACCCTGCGCCGGCTGATCACCGCGCTGGCGGACGACCTGATCGTCACCTCCAGCGCCCGCATCGCCGACGCCGCGCCCAAGCATGTCGACGACGTCCGTGCGGCGCCGCCGCTGATCCGCTTCTCGGACGGCATGCGCAAGGATGCCACCGAGCTCAAGCGTTTCCTGTACGCGAATCTCTACCGTCACTACAAGGTCAACCGCATGCGCGTGAAGGCCAGCCGCATCGTGCGCGAATTGTTCGACGCCTTCATGACCGATCCGGTGCTGCTGCCGCCCGATTACCAGGACAATTCGGGCGACCTCAACAAGCAGGCGCGCAAGATCGCCGATTACATCGCCGGCATGACCGACCGCTACGCCATCCGCGAACACCGCCGCCTGTTCTCGCTCGACGAGCTTTGATCTGCCTCAATCGGCATCTCCATTGCTCAGCTTGACCTGCGCTATCGTGCGGTAGATGATGGGTAACAGGAGGCCGCCATGGACCAGCAA is a genomic window containing:
- a CDS encoding Ig-like domain-containing protein, yielding MKKFSAWLTALACAGLFSACGGGGGSPGTNGSGVAPSKVASVTLTASATTIASSGLDGTEVTLTAIVKDAGGNALPNETVNFTTSSGSISSTNRVSDTAGRVLEKLSVKGDSTPRSITVTANVGSATSAAIKIDVVTAVPVLSLTTDSGTLASAGTAGNEVTVTALVRDANNTVMPNVVVDLKSDSGSLTLTNRTTNAQGIVTEKLGTGGDQTSRAIKITATVPGAAPVTTTVNVSGNRLSINAAPTINAGASADITVKLVDSAGNALVGKPVTFSSNANSLTVKGGGAAVTNAGGQLVLTYAASGGSADVITVRSMGEIASTSIAINSSTFAMRVLDGIGNPQATAAIGGCQQVSVVNAPGTSVTISSSRGTIYSNASCTTVLGAALPLSGGAASAYIDATSPGVATLTANAGGQTTQTDLEFVAPVTAQTTISVQADPAVVGVNTPGSNSQQTTLRAIVRDGTAQNNLVKNATVAFSIISDASGGTLTQPAVVTTGSDGVATTSFIAGTAATATDGVQIQAKLIGGSGPSAIARLTVGAKSLFISAGTGNSVGVPDSATYQMDYAVIVTDAAGNAVPGIKLTASVLPVQYFKGYLQYTLPTGPWAPAVRIGCNNEDVNNNGILDPGEDYNLNKALDPGIPVQVTPNVTTDASGRAMVSLIYPKDRVYWLDVNLTIRGQASGTESSYTALVHLMGLSTDYATQTISPPGVKSPYGVVPECSNTF
- the aroKB gene encoding bifunctional shikimate kinase/3-dehydroquinate synthase AroKB, with amino-acid sequence MQQNVYLVGLMGAGKTTIGRILARKLGLKFVDSDHEIEARTGASIPWIFEIEGEASFRRREADVIRELTGQSGLVLATGGGAILHADNRAYLKARGTVIYLRATVNSILQRTAHDKNRPLLQTADPRKKLDELMAVRDPLYMEIADLIIDTGRPNVQSMVQTILTKLDALACEAAPNCVTHAEPSMNDQSNILLNVDLGERSYPISIGPSLLDDGALLARHVHGAKVAIISNTTVAPLYLERIEAGLRDAGKQVITVILPDGEAFKNWTSLMQIFDTLLETKADRKTTLIALGGGVIGDLTGYAAASYMRGIDFIQVPTTLLSQVDSSVGGKTGINHPLGKNMIGAFYQPRAVIADTSTLETLPARELSAGLAEVIKYGAVIDLAFFEWIEAHIEKLMARDKGSLAYAIARSCEIKADVVRQDEREGGLRAILNFGHTFGHAIEAGMGYGAWLHGEAVGCGMVMAADLSQRMGLIDAATVERVRTLIAAAGLPVKAPDLGVDRWLEAMEVDKKNEGGAIKFILMNPLGSPKITNAPQELLLATLAACV
- a CDS encoding deoxyguanosinetriphosphate triphosphohydrolase; protein product: MLPEEFLAPYAAHSEGGAGRLYPETAHASRSQFQRDRDRIIHSSAFRRLEYKTQVFLNHEGDLFRTRLTHSLEVAQIGRSLARNLRLNEDLVEAISLAHDLGHTPFGHVGQDVLNECMKDHGGFEHNLQSLRVVDELEEHYGAYDGLNLMFETREGILKHCSLNNAKVLGPVAQRFIDRSQPSLEAQLTNLADEIAYNSHDIDDGLRSGLITIEQLEQVDFFARLWRDVQQTFPGLSGRRAIYETLRRLITALADDLIVTSSARIADAAPKHVDDVRAAPPLIRFSDGMRKDATELKRFLYANLYRHYKVNRMRVKASRIVRELFDAFMTDPVLLPPDYQDNSGDLNKQARKIADYIAGMTDRYAIREHRRLFSLDEL
- a CDS encoding type IV pilus secretin PilQ, producing MNAQHTARHALAAATWALALQFACVAQAQTVETPAAATAVNAIESISANQQGANLIVKIGLRNAPDKLPINFAITNPPRIALDFGATVNATGKTVLELNQGELRGVNVVQAGERSRLVFNLKRTLNYATAIDGKSVILTIDGSGGLATAVDASGLPAAKTPAPAAPAARQMLRDLDFRRGANGEGRVVVNLPNNQVAVDVRQTPTGVMVDFLKTGVPENLRRRLDVGDFGTPVALVTTVPQGENTRLVIEARGLWEQTVYQSDTQLVIDVKPIKEDPNKLTQGSQGYRGEKLSFNFQNVEVRAALQAIADISGLNIITSDSVSGNLTLRLKEVPWDQALDVILQAKGLDMRKNGSVIWIAPKEELLTKEKLELEQRAQIADLEPLKSEIFQLNYQKAEAFKTVFGLEGSDTKNRILSKRGSAIIEPRTNQLFVTDVASKLEDVRKLISKTDVATKQVLIEARIVEASDTFTRNLGAKLGFTDLRTIRGGDAGYQLGNGNTRLGIAGNMTGIGEVTGQVKLTDSTYNNTQFVNLPASSINGAQAGNLAISLFSSAANRFLNLELSALEEDGTGKIISSPRVITADKSMALIEQGIELPYQVATSSGATSIMFRKANLRLEVTPQITPDGNVVIDVDVNKDSVGQETRSGFAIDTKHVKTQVMVDNGGTVVLGGIYQQTERSTTDKVPLLGDIPILGYLFRSNTRTNDKTELLVFITPKIVAERLSTTR